The Colwellia sp. M166 genome segment TATTTAATACTCCGTTAGGTAAGCCGACTTTTTGGCATATTTCACCGAGTAATGCCGCCGTTTTAGGCGTGACTTCTGAAGGTTTAGCAATAACACAATTACCGGCAGCTAACGCGGGCGCTATTTTCCAAGTAAAAAGATACAGCGGTAAATTCCACGGTGAAATACAGCCAACGATGCCAACGGGTTGTCTAAGGGTATAGTTAATGGCATTGCCCGCCATCGCATGAGATTCACTGGCAAATTGTGAACAGGCGTGAGCAAAAAATTTAAAGTTGCTGGCTGCGCGCGGAATATCAACTTCGCGGGCTAATGATATTGGCTTTCCGTTATCAATTGTTTCCGCCGTTGCTAACTCATCGATACGTCGCTCAATTTCTTGCGCAATAGCGATTAAATAGTCAGCTCTTTGCTCCAATGGCATCAATTGCCATGCAGGTAGGGCTTTTCTTGCAGCAGCAACCGCTAGCTCAACATCGTCATCTCCGCTGTCAGGTATTTGACCATACACCTGGCCTGTCGCTGGCTCGATATTATCAATATATTGTTGCTGACACGGCGCTTGATATTGACCATCAATAAAGTTTGCAATGATATCCATCGATTATTCCTCTACAAACAGCTGGTGCGACCGCCATCAACGGGTAAGTTAATTCCGGTAATATAACCGGCTGCCGGCGACGCTAAAAACGCCGCTGCGGCGGCAAATTCTTCAGGCGCTGCAAAACGGCGCATTGGGATCTGGGCCTTTTCGTTGATGATTGCTTGCTCTATCGAGATATCTTGTTTTTTCGCTTTACCAGCAATAATGGCGTCTAATCTTGCGGTTGCGGTTGCGCCAGGTAATACATTGTTGACCGTGATACCAAAAGCGCCAAGCTCATTGGCCAGTGTTTTTGACCAACTCGCCACAGCACCACGAATAGTATTTGACACGCCTAAGCCAGGAATAGGTTGTTTCACTGAAGTAGAGATAACGTTAATGATACGACCATATTGCTTTTTCTTCATTGCTGGTAACAATGCTTGTACTAAATGATGATTGGTCACTAGGTGTAAATTAAACGCTTCAATAAAGGCGCTAACATCGCTTGTATTTGCTGGACCGGGCGCTGGACCGCCGGTATTGTTGATCAGAATGTCATAACCACCATTTGCCGCAACATCGTCAAGAATAATGCGATTGACTTCTGTTGGCTGAAAAAAATCAGCAATAAGCACTTGGTGTTGTTGACCATGTGTTGTGCACAGTTCATTTTTCACGCTTTCTAACCTAGTAAGGTTGCGTGAAAATAACGTCACACTGGCACCCAAATTGGCAAGCTCTATTGCACAAGCGCGCCCAATGCCTTGACTACTACCACAAACTAATGCTCTCTTAGAGGCTAAATTAATATCCATGACTGACCTTATTGTTTTTATTTTAGACACTTTTTTAGCATAATAGAAAATTTAATGTCAGTAAAATCTTGACAAAAATTAGCCCAATAACCTCAGTTGTTGTCAGCTTTAATTGCCGCTAATTTATTGAGCTTTATTTGTTGTTAAAAAAATCTTATCCCCGAGATTCATAAATCAATAAGTAAGCAAATAGTGCTGTAGTCGCATATTCAATAGGCGAAATGGCTATTGTACGTACTATTTGATGAAGCATTATGCAGTGAATAATCGAACTAACTATCAGCAGATATATAGTGAAACTTAAGCAAAAAATGATCAATAATTAACGTTACTTATCGTTGAATGCATACAGACTAACGAAAACAGCAAGACATTAACGCTCAGGCTAGGTAAATTAAGTTCACCATAATAAACCACATAAGAAGCCTGAAATGAATCGTAAAGCACTTGCTGTTTTAATTGCCTCAACGTTGGCAATATCATCGTTTATCCCGAATACCGTTTTAGCATTTGAGCAAGCTACAACAGACTATATTGCTAAAGATTATCAGCAGCATTTAGCGCCGTTATGGGATCATTTCCATCGCAATCCAGAATTATCATTAATGGAAACTAAAACGGCAAAACGTTTAGGCCAAGAACTCAAAGCGGTCGGTTTTGATGTGACTCATGGGGTTGGTGGTACCGGTGTTGTTGCAATTATGAAAAACGGCGCTGGCCCTATGGTGATGGTGCGAGCTGACATGGACGGCTTACCGGTTGTTGAGCAATCAGGCTTGGCGAATGCTTCAAAAGTTAAAATGCAAGATTGGAATGGCGAAACCGTCGGTGTTATGCATGCTTGTGGCCATGATGTTCATATCACCAGCCTTGTAGGAACAGCTCGTTATATGGCTGAAAATAAAGATAAATGGTCAGGTACTTTAATGCTGATAGGGCAGCCAGCTGAAGAAAAAGGCCCTGGCGCTTCGGCAATGATGGCCGATAACATATGGCAACGCTTTGGCCAACCGGATTACGCTTTTGCTTTTCACGTTAGTGCCAACTCAGAAGCAGGTAAAATTATTGTTGATGAAGGCTCGCCTTATGCTGGAGCAGATACTGTTGATATAACGGTGCACGGAATTGGCGCGCATGGCGCATCGCCGCATCAAGGCAAGGATCCTATCGTGATCGGCGCGCAAATTGTTAATAACCTGCAAACTATTATTAGTCGTGAATTAGCACCACGTTATGCCGGTGTTATTACCGTCGGTGCATTTCATGCCGGCACTAAGCATAATATTATTTCAGACCAAGCTAAATTACAGCTAACGGTACGGAGTTTAACGCCAGCAGTGCGTGAGCAACTATTATCGGCGATAAAACGCGTTGCCATTGGCACCGCTCGTACGGCGGGTATCGCAGAAGATAATTTGCCTGAAGTGGTGGTAAGTGAATTTTCTTTCCCTCCGACTTTCAATGATCAAAAGCTCGCTAAACGTTTAAAAGGTGTGTTGAGTGAAAAAATGGGGGCTGATGCATTACTAGAGCCCGCTGAAACCGGTATGGGCGCGGAAGACTTTGGTTTTTTCACCTCGGATCCTTATATTCCTAGCGTTTACTTTAAAGTGGGCGGCACACCAAAAGCAGACTTTGAACGTGCAGAAGCCGGTGGTGCAGCCGTGCCTAGTCACCATAGTCCACAATTTAAAATTACCCCTGAACCAGCGATTAAGTCGGGTGTTGAAGCCACGGTTCATGCTTTATTGGATGTGATGGCAAAGTGAAGTAAGTGAGGGATTACAAATATAAGGGCATTGTATTTAAGCGCGTAAACAGGTTTTACGCGCTGCTCTGGTGATTATTCTGTTATTTTGCTGTAAGTGTCAGGCTTGCCTGATGATTAAATAAGGTTAATCATCATTGGCCGCCATTTATTTTTAATAGCCGTAATTTCACCCCTTTGCTCTAATTTTTTCATGGCATTGATCAGGATATTGACGGTGCTTTTGTCCGTATTTAAGCTACATGCAAAGTAAAAATCTAATGCCAACTCTTTTAAAAAAAGTTGATTTTTGTATTTAGCTGCTTCGGTTGAGTTCTGCACTCTATTATTCAACAGGTCGTCATTAAGTACGACTAAATCAATCTGTCTACTGGGTATTTCGAGTAACTTTAGTAGTGAATCGTAGTTATTCATCACATAAAGATTTTTATTTTCTACAAAGCCTTTTGATAATAAGAAATGATGGCTAACATCATCCTTTATGACGGCAATTTTATAATTTTTGGCTTGTGTCAAATTGGTGACTACAATTTTGTTACTTTTTAAAGCATATAATGAAGCAGTACTTGTAGCAATATGACCAATCCATTGAAAAAGTGCTTTACGTTGTGGGATATGTGCAAGCGAATAAATACAGCTGTTTTTTTCGTGCAATGCGCTGTTATATGACAATGACCAAGGGTTAGCAGTTAAACTATAAGGAAGCTTTGCTTCTTTTAACACCGCCTTAATTATCTCGGTTGATAAGCCAGCAATGTTTTTGCCATTGACGATTTGAAAAGGGGCTAAATGCTCGGTCACAATATTTATATTTGCTGAAACCACACTGTTGCAAAAAAATATTACCGATAACACAAAACTATTGATGAGTTTATTTTTGACTGTTCTGAACAAACAAAAATCCCTTGGCATTAAGCTTTAATAATCGTAAACGAGCAGATTATAGCGAGTTATCGTTAGAGTATTTAGCAAATACATCGTTAATCAGTACCAACAGCAGTTAATCATAAAAAAAAAGCCCAGTCAAAGACTGGGCAAAATAAAGGAGGGAAGTAATTACATAATAGCCTTAACTCTTTTGCTCTATGCCTTTTGGCTGCATAAGGCTTTTACCATTAATAGCTATTTTTCTTGGCTTTAACGCTTCCGGTATTTCTCGCTCTAAATCTATGTGTAATAAACCATGTTTTATAAAAGCCCCGATGACTTTTACATGGTCGCCTAATTGAAATCTGCGTTCAAAGTTGCGCTCGGCAATGCCTTGATGCAAAAACTTACGTTCTGTATTGTTACTATCACTCGATTTTGTACCTGTAACAATAAGGGTGTCTTGCTTTGATTCAATATCAAGCTCTTCTTCTGCAAACCCAGCTATTGCCATGGTTATACGGTATTGATCTTCCGCGAGTAACTCAACGTTATACGGAGGATAAGAAGATTGTTTGTCTGCTCTTGAAGCTTTATCGATTAATCCAGCTAAGTGATCAAAGCCAATAAATGAGCGGTAAAGTGGGCTGAAATCTGTAGTTGTACGCATAATTCATATCCTATTAAAGTTTAGCAATATGTTGTCTCTGTCAATAGTTCGTGATGCTAAAACCAGCTTATGCTGCGAATTAATACATCTGAAATTTATAATGCTCAGAGTGTTAAAATGCCTTTCAATATTGAACAGGCGGTTAATGTAGACCCTATTGGCGACTACACTATTAAAGATGGGATTGATGGATTTAAATTCAAGAGAAATGCTAAAATAAATCAAATATTATTTTTAAGTTATTGTTTTTGTGAGTGTATTTTTTAGTAGTAAGAGCCAATGTTTGTATTAGCTCTTATTGTGTTATAGCAGCATTAAATAGTTAATTTAATGCTTCTATCGTTGCATCTTCAGTAGGTGCTACTAGCTGACTTAATGATTTTAATTTTGTTAAAGCGGTGTCGTAATCTGGGTGTTGAGAAATATTGCTGACTAATTCTTTATAAGCAATTTTGCCATCAGTATCTATGATAAATATTGCCCGAGTTAACAAGCCCATATCTTTAATCAGCAAGCCATAATTTTGGCCAAAACTACGCCATACGGCATCAGATAAAACTTTTATATTTTCGACTTTTTCGGTTTTACAAAATCGCTTTTGAGCAAAAGGTAGGTCGTTACTAATGGTTAGCATAACTACATCTGTGGGTAAATTTGTGACTTCTTCATTAAAGCGTTTAGTCTGAATAGAACAAACACCAGTATCTAAACTCGGCACGACTGAAATTAATACGGCTTTATCTTTAAATTCGGCCAAAGTTACCGGAGAAAATGACTCAGTGACTACTTTAAAATTAGGTGCGATATCGCCTAAATTTACTTGATTACCAAGTAAGGTAACGAACTTATTGCCTGCCATCACTAAATTGGTGGTTTCTGTTAGCTCTTCGGCTGAAGCCGAAAACATAAATAACGCGCTAAGTAGTATAATTGTCGGTAGTTTTGAAATATTCATCATTAGATAGTTTACTGAGGGTAAAATATTGTTCAAGCTTACCTTTGTGTAATAAAAAATGCGAATAAAAGGTGTTTTATTTTTAAAATGGTACTATTTTTGATTATAATAGCGCCATTACCTATCGAGCGTATGTATTGCTAAATATATCTTGCTGGGAAAATCGATTGAACACTCTTTTTACATAGCAACCTAGGGTTTTTCCTCTATGCCAACAGCTTTACTCATTTGTGATGATTCCAATATGGCGCGAAAACAAGTCGCGCGCTCACTCCCTGATGGTTGGGATGTCGAGATAACTTTTGCCAGTAATGGTGTTGAGGGAATAGCGGCAATTAAGGAAGGTAAAG includes the following:
- a CDS encoding SDR family oxidoreductase, with the translated sequence MDINLASKRALVCGSSQGIGRACAIELANLGASVTLFSRNLTRLESVKNELCTTHGQQHQVLIADFFQPTEVNRIILDDVAANGGYDILINNTGGPAPGPANTSDVSAFIEAFNLHLVTNHHLVQALLPAMKKKQYGRIINVISTSVKQPIPGLGVSNTIRGAVASWSKTLANELGAFGITVNNVLPGATATARLDAIIAGKAKKQDISIEQAIINEKAQIPMRRFAAPEEFAAAAAFLASPAAGYITGINLPVDGGRTSCL
- a CDS encoding amidohydrolase, producing MNRKALAVLIASTLAISSFIPNTVLAFEQATTDYIAKDYQQHLAPLWDHFHRNPELSLMETKTAKRLGQELKAVGFDVTHGVGGTGVVAIMKNGAGPMVMVRADMDGLPVVEQSGLANASKVKMQDWNGETVGVMHACGHDVHITSLVGTARYMAENKDKWSGTLMLIGQPAEEKGPGASAMMADNIWQRFGQPDYAFAFHVSANSEAGKIIVDEGSPYAGADTVDITVHGIGAHGASPHQGKDPIVIGAQIVNNLQTIISRELAPRYAGVITVGAFHAGTKHNIISDQAKLQLTVRSLTPAVREQLLSAIKRVAIGTARTAGIAEDNLPEVVVSEFSFPPTFNDQKLAKRLKGVLSEKMGADALLEPAETGMGAEDFGFFTSDPYIPSVYFKVGGTPKADFERAEAGGAAVPSHHSPQFKITPEPAIKSGVEATVHALLDVMAK
- a CDS encoding ABC transporter substrate-binding protein, translating into MPRDFCLFRTVKNKLINSFVLSVIFFCNSVVSANINIVTEHLAPFQIVNGKNIAGLSTEIIKAVLKEAKLPYSLTANPWSLSYNSALHEKNSCIYSLAHIPQRKALFQWIGHIATSTASLYALKSNKIVVTNLTQAKNYKIAVIKDDVSHHFLLSKGFVENKNLYVMNNYDSLLKLLEIPSRQIDLVVLNDDLLNNRVQNSTEAAKYKNQLFLKELALDFYFACSLNTDKSTVNILINAMKKLEQRGEITAIKNKWRPMMINLI
- a CDS encoding Hsp20 family protein is translated as MRTTTDFSPLYRSFIGFDHLAGLIDKASRADKQSSYPPYNVELLAEDQYRITMAIAGFAEEELDIESKQDTLIVTGTKSSDSNNTERKFLHQGIAERNFERRFQLGDHVKVIGAFIKHGLLHIDLEREIPEALKPRKIAINGKSLMQPKGIEQKS
- the tpx gene encoding thiol peroxidase, producing the protein MMNISKLPTIILLSALFMFSASAEELTETTNLVMAGNKFVTLLGNQVNLGDIAPNFKVVTESFSPVTLAEFKDKAVLISVVPSLDTGVCSIQTKRFNEEVTNLPTDVVMLTISNDLPFAQKRFCKTEKVENIKVLSDAVWRSFGQNYGLLIKDMGLLTRAIFIIDTDGKIAYKELVSNISQHPDYDTALTKLKSLSQLVAPTEDATIEALN